A part of Liolophura sinensis isolate JHLJ2023 chromosome 1, CUHK_Ljap_v2, whole genome shotgun sequence genomic DNA contains:
- the LOC135461294 gene encoding small nuclear ribonucleoprotein E-like: MAYKGQKVQKVMVQPINLIFRYLQNRSKIQVWLYEQTNMRIEGCIVGFDEYMNLVLDEGEEVHLKTKTRKSLGRILLKGDNITLIQQVQEPAT; this comes from the exons ATGGCGTATAAGGGACAAAAAGTGCAGAAGGTTATGGTACAACCCATT AACCTGATTTTCAGATATCTTCAGAAT CGCTCTAAAATTCAAGTTTGGTTATACGAGCAAACGAACATGAGGATAGAAGGGTGTATTGTG gGTTTTGATGAATACATGAACCTGGTGTTAGACGAAGGAGAAGAAGTCCACTTAAAAACAAAGACAAGGAAGTCCTTGG GTCGAATTttgttaaagggagataacataACTCTGATACAGCAAGTCCAGGAGCCAGCCACCTGA
- the LOC135463045 gene encoding uncharacterized protein LOC135463045 has translation MDFTLQGSPTPRTSQRHLAGNGPASRPSSGKPQLRRNPITGEEIEYDPPVSVRLTNSPRPNSRPDSVPCLNLQYLKESDKAQGKPLEIYDVSLNTPGTVSTFSTSRSQYSSRVPSAQRKSSRPADVPALSMVGDGHQIHSHRAKATHSYKNKTTFIPFSTTSKPPWHYISDQHAGMFQLQGPEFSKCLSYRKSPKTSPSDEFASNMNLRILLIIESV, from the exons ATGGACTTCACGTTACAGGGATCACCCACCCCCAGAACGAGTCAGCGGCACCTAGCTGGCAATGGTCCCGCAAGTCGACCGTCAAGTGGCAAACCTCAACTCAGACGCAATCCCATAACA GGAGAAGAGATTGAGTATGACCCCCCTGTGTCAGTGCGTCTCACCAACTCACCCAGACCAAATAGCAGACCAGACAG TGTGCCATGTTTGAACCTTCAGTACTTAAAGGAATCggacaaagcccaggggaagccTCTGGAAATCTACGATGTCTCTCTTAACACTCCGGGTACAGTTTCAACCTTTAG CACAAGCAGAAGTCAGTACAGTTCCAGAGTACCTTCAGCTCAAAGGAAG AGTTCAAGACCTGCTGACGTTCCTGCTCTGTCTATGGTAGGAGATGGGCACCAAATTCACTCCCACAGAGCAAAGGCTACACACtcctacaaaaacaaaacaa CCTTCATCCCTTTTTCCACTACCTCCAAACCACCCTGGCACTATATCAGTGATCAGCATGCAGGCATGTTCCAATTACAGGGACCTGAATTCTCAAAATGCCTGAGTTACAGAAAGTCACCTAAAACTTCGCCCAGTGATGAATTTGCGTCTAATATGAATCTGAGAATTCTGTTAATTATTGAAAGTGTTTAG